Proteins from a single region of Nitrospira sp.:
- a CDS encoding TonB family protein has translation MQAWTSAGMLSDDEWQAKLARRLSRALFVSLALHVGILALVAWVRLPHHGERPLASIEISLASLPAPQVKTLEPQKSQPISKEKEVERPKPVPQNKSVDSPKPVERTTTIAPPKAAPVAKSAPVPPPSVSPPPVSPPVTRAKSSNDVMSEIMKDIELPPDAPKRGDISPEERPKAPSAMKLPDVPVASDTKDLAGRPVAQKSSSSLTEDLAKDLDEEFKKIKKLEVPKTVASVDVPSKPTPQPAPQIEAKVPSVKAVDTTLKVPGMAPGSNAYLALVRQRISNCWSAPPLDLTSQAYVVVVQFRLHRDGKVTGISIEQSSGNEYYDLAGKRAVLSANPLPVFPADISDSYFDAHFTFTVGEPQG, from the coding sequence GTGCAGGCTTGGACATCAGCCGGTATGCTATCGGATGATGAGTGGCAGGCGAAGCTGGCTCGCCGCCTGAGTCGTGCCCTGTTCGTGTCCCTTGCGCTGCACGTGGGCATCTTAGCGCTTGTAGCGTGGGTTCGATTGCCGCATCACGGCGAACGACCGCTTGCGTCCATCGAGATTTCGCTGGCTAGTCTTCCCGCACCCCAGGTGAAGACGCTTGAGCCTCAAAAAAGCCAACCGATCTCAAAAGAAAAAGAAGTAGAACGCCCCAAGCCGGTGCCGCAGAACAAGTCTGTCGACTCGCCGAAGCCCGTCGAGCGCACCACGACGATCGCACCGCCGAAGGCCGCTCCCGTTGCAAAGTCGGCCCCTGTGCCGCCTCCGTCTGTTTCACCTCCGCCAGTATCTCCTCCGGTCACTCGGGCGAAATCATCGAATGACGTGATGAGCGAGATCATGAAGGATATCGAGCTGCCGCCCGATGCTCCGAAGCGCGGGGACATCAGTCCGGAGGAAAGACCCAAGGCCCCATCGGCGATGAAACTGCCGGATGTGCCGGTCGCGTCGGATACGAAAGACCTTGCAGGGAGACCGGTGGCGCAGAAATCTTCTTCGTCTCTGACGGAAGATTTGGCGAAGGACTTAGATGAAGAGTTCAAAAAAATCAAAAAGCTGGAAGTGCCCAAAACCGTAGCGTCAGTCGATGTTCCCTCAAAACCCACGCCTCAACCGGCTCCCCAGATTGAGGCAAAGGTGCCCAGTGTCAAAGCCGTCGACACAACGCTGAAGGTTCCAGGAATGGCTCCAGGGTCAAATGCCTATCTTGCACTGGTGCGCCAACGCATCAGTAATTGTTGGAGTGCTCCACCCCTGGATTTAACCAGCCAGGCTTATGTGGTTGTCGTCCAATTCAGGCTTCATCGAGACGGGAAAGTCACGGGTATATCCATCGAACAATCATCCGGGAATGAGTATTATGACTTGGCGGGGAAGCGGGCGGTACTGAGCGCAAACCCGTTACCGGTCTTTCCGGCCGATATTTCCGATTCGTATTTTGATGCCCACTTCACCTTTACCGTTGGCGAGCCCCAAGGATAA
- a CDS encoding biopolymer transporter ExbD encodes MIFETRQRRFLAEINVIPLVDVVLVLLVIFMVTAPMLYRGMDIKLPTSAANTIKPEIRAVLTIEKDQRLYLDKDQVSVAQLERKLHLLKQEHADVSLYLRADRDVPYGVVVQVMDGVKKAGIEKLGMVTDPTTGPERITEATSSLPNQ; translated from the coding sequence ATGATTTTCGAGACGAGGCAGCGTCGGTTTTTGGCCGAAATCAATGTGATCCCACTGGTCGATGTGGTCTTGGTATTATTGGTCATCTTCATGGTCACTGCGCCGATGCTATATCGTGGAATGGACATCAAGCTACCAACCTCGGCCGCGAACACCATCAAACCGGAAATCCGGGCCGTGTTGACGATCGAAAAAGATCAACGGCTGTATCTCGACAAAGATCAAGTCAGCGTCGCTCAACTCGAACGAAAATTGCATCTCCTGAAGCAAGAACACGCGGATGTCTCCTTGTATTTACGTGCCGATCGTGATGTGCCGTATGGGGTCGTGGTTCAAGTCATGGATGGAGTCAAAAAGGCCGGGATAGAGAAACTCGGCATGGTGACTGATCCCACGACCGGACCCGAACGGATCACAGAGGCGACGTCTTCTCTACCTAACCAGTAG
- a CDS encoding MotA/TolQ/ExbB proton channel family protein, with protein sequence MFQAGPLGVIMSLGIVSKVVLLLLLGFSIISWAIIFYKWASFRAADEKDRRFMAVLLRARDVEEVTRQVQQTTGSPCAKIFYTVVQRIGYIPTETKENGALIFDRHVMERTAAHIAQGQIAKLETFLPFLATTGNISPFVGLLGTVMGIIDSFREIGAQGTASIAAVAPGVSEALIATAAGLFAAIPAVIAYNYFLTRIRRTALQMDSVVVELLALIPPQAKPVDPVAVGVKG encoded by the coding sequence ATGTTTCAAGCTGGCCCGCTGGGAGTTATCATGTCGTTGGGGATCGTCTCCAAAGTGGTCCTCTTGCTGTTGTTGGGGTTTTCCATCATTTCGTGGGCGATTATTTTCTATAAATGGGCGAGCTTTCGCGCAGCCGACGAGAAGGACCGCCGTTTTATGGCGGTGTTATTGCGGGCCAGAGATGTGGAAGAAGTGACCCGGCAGGTACAACAAACCACGGGAAGCCCTTGCGCAAAGATTTTTTACACCGTGGTCCAGCGGATCGGCTACATCCCTACAGAGACGAAAGAAAACGGCGCCCTTATCTTTGATCGGCATGTGATGGAGCGGACGGCAGCCCATATCGCTCAGGGGCAAATCGCCAAGCTGGAAACCTTTCTTCCTTTTCTTGCTACGACCGGGAATATTTCCCCGTTCGTTGGATTGTTGGGAACCGTGATGGGGATCATCGATTCGTTCCGGGAAATCGGAGCCCAGGGTACGGCCAGTATCGCGGCTGTGGCCCCCGGAGTATCTGAAGCCTTGATCGCCACCGCCGCCGGATTATTTGCGGCGATCCCTGCCGTCATCGCCTACAATTATTTCCTGACACGCATCAGGCGTACCGCCTTGCAGATGGATTCCGTCGTGGTGGAGCTTCTTGCTCTGATCCCGCCTCAGGCCAAACCCGTCGATCCGGTTGCTGTCGGAGTCAAAGGATGA